The Microcebus murinus isolate Inina chromosome 1, M.murinus_Inina_mat1.0, whole genome shotgun sequence genome includes a region encoding these proteins:
- the NAA50 gene encoding N-alpha-acetyltransferase 50 isoform X4, which yields MKGRIELGDVTPHNIKQLKRLNQVIFPVSYNDKFYKDVLEVGELAKLAYFNDIAVGAVCCRVDHSQNQKRLYIMTLGCLAPYRRLGIGTKMLNHVLNICEKDGTFDNIYLHVQISNESAIDFYRKFGFEIIETKKNYYKRIEPADAHVLQKNLKVPSGQNADVQKTDN from the exons CCGGATCGAGCTGGGAGATGTAACACCACACAATATTAAACAGTTGAAGAGATTGAACCAGGTCATCTTTCCAGTCAGCTACAATGACAAGTTCTACAAGGATGTGCTGGAGGTTGGCGAATTAGCAAAACTTG CCTATTTCAATGATATTGCTGTAGGTGCGGTATGCTGTAGGGTGGATCATTCACAGAACCAGAAGAGACTTTACATCATGACGCTAGGATGTCTGGCACCTTACCGAAGGCTAGGAATAG GAACTAAAATGTTAAATCATGTCTTAAACATCTGTGAAAAAGATGGCACTTTTGATAACATCTATCT GCATGTCCAGATCAGCAATGAGTCAGCAATTGACTTCTACAGGAAGTTTGGCTTTGAGATTATTGAGACAAAGAAGAACTACTATAAGAGGATAGAGCCTGCAGATGCTCATGTGCTGCAGAAAAACCTCAAAGTCCCTTCGGGTCAGAATGCAGATGTACAAAAGACAGACAACTGA
- the NAA50 gene encoding N-alpha-acetyltransferase 50 isoform X2 — MAMEFRPFGARRSRIELGDVTPHNIKQLKRLNQVIFPVSYNDKFYKDVLEVGELAKLAYFNDIAVGAVCCRVDHSQNQKRLYIMTLGCLAPYRRLGIGTKMLNHVLNICEKDGTFDNIYLHVQISNESAIDFYRKFGFEIIETKKNYYKRIEPADAHVLQKNLKVPSGQNADVQKTDN, encoded by the exons TAGCCGGATCGAGCTGGGAGATGTAACACCACACAATATTAAACAGTTGAAGAGATTGAACCAGGTCATCTTTCCAGTCAGCTACAATGACAAGTTCTACAAGGATGTGCTGGAGGTTGGCGAATTAGCAAAACTTG CCTATTTCAATGATATTGCTGTAGGTGCGGTATGCTGTAGGGTGGATCATTCACAGAACCAGAAGAGACTTTACATCATGACGCTAGGATGTCTGGCACCTTACCGAAGGCTAGGAATAG GAACTAAAATGTTAAATCATGTCTTAAACATCTGTGAAAAAGATGGCACTTTTGATAACATCTATCT GCATGTCCAGATCAGCAATGAGTCAGCAATTGACTTCTACAGGAAGTTTGGCTTTGAGATTATTGAGACAAAGAAGAACTACTATAAGAGGATAGAGCCTGCAGATGCTCATGTGCTGCAGAAAAACCTCAAAGTCCCTTCGGGTCAGAATGCAGATGTACAAAAGACAGACAACTGA
- the NAA50 gene encoding N-alpha-acetyltransferase 50 isoform X1, with amino-acid sequence MIHPPRPPRVLGLQISRIELGDVTPHNIKQLKRLNQVIFPVSYNDKFYKDVLEVGELAKLAYFNDIAVGAVCCRVDHSQNQKRLYIMTLGCLAPYRRLGIGTKMLNHVLNICEKDGTFDNIYLHVQISNESAIDFYRKFGFEIIETKKNYYKRIEPADAHVLQKNLKVPSGQNADVQKTDN; translated from the exons atgatccacccgcctcggcctcccagagtgctaggattacagat TAGCCGGATCGAGCTGGGAGATGTAACACCACACAATATTAAACAGTTGAAGAGATTGAACCAGGTCATCTTTCCAGTCAGCTACAATGACAAGTTCTACAAGGATGTGCTGGAGGTTGGCGAATTAGCAAAACTTG CCTATTTCAATGATATTGCTGTAGGTGCGGTATGCTGTAGGGTGGATCATTCACAGAACCAGAAGAGACTTTACATCATGACGCTAGGATGTCTGGCACCTTACCGAAGGCTAGGAATAG GAACTAAAATGTTAAATCATGTCTTAAACATCTGTGAAAAAGATGGCACTTTTGATAACATCTATCT GCATGTCCAGATCAGCAATGAGTCAGCAATTGACTTCTACAGGAAGTTTGGCTTTGAGATTATTGAGACAAAGAAGAACTACTATAAGAGGATAGAGCCTGCAGATGCTCATGTGCTGCAGAAAAACCTCAAAGTCCCTTCGGGTCAGAATGCAGATGTACAAAAGACAGACAACTGA
- the NAA50 gene encoding N-alpha-acetyltransferase 50 isoform X3 gives MKGSRIELGDVTPHNIKQLKRLNQVIFPVSYNDKFYKDVLEVGELAKLAYFNDIAVGAVCCRVDHSQNQKRLYIMTLGCLAPYRRLGIGTKMLNHVLNICEKDGTFDNIYLHVQISNESAIDFYRKFGFEIIETKKNYYKRIEPADAHVLQKNLKVPSGQNADVQKTDN, from the exons TAGCCGGATCGAGCTGGGAGATGTAACACCACACAATATTAAACAGTTGAAGAGATTGAACCAGGTCATCTTTCCAGTCAGCTACAATGACAAGTTCTACAAGGATGTGCTGGAGGTTGGCGAATTAGCAAAACTTG CCTATTTCAATGATATTGCTGTAGGTGCGGTATGCTGTAGGGTGGATCATTCACAGAACCAGAAGAGACTTTACATCATGACGCTAGGATGTCTGGCACCTTACCGAAGGCTAGGAATAG GAACTAAAATGTTAAATCATGTCTTAAACATCTGTGAAAAAGATGGCACTTTTGATAACATCTATCT GCATGTCCAGATCAGCAATGAGTCAGCAATTGACTTCTACAGGAAGTTTGGCTTTGAGATTATTGAGACAAAGAAGAACTACTATAAGAGGATAGAGCCTGCAGATGCTCATGTGCTGCAGAAAAACCTCAAAGTCCCTTCGGGTCAGAATGCAGATGTACAAAAGACAGACAACTGA